AAAGCTAAACAGAAGCCTTGAGAAAGCTTTACATAATTCGGATTCTTATTTATACAATTTGGTCTAGTTTTTTTCTATTCCAATGCTCTAAATTTTTATATGTACTCATAGACATCCCTGTAATTGTTTTGAATTGTCTCGACAAGTGGCTACTCGATTTATAATTTAAAGCATAAGCAATTTCAGAAAAATTTAATTGTCCCAATTGTATGTATTCTTTTACTTTTTCAATTTTTAGATTGATGGTGTATTTTTCTAAAGTAAGCCCCTCTAACTTGCTAAACAACTTACTCAAGTAAGCTTCTGTTCTCCCCATTTCTTTAGCAACTAGCGCAAATAAATGTGTCGTATTTTCTTTGTGAATTTTTTGAATTAGTTTTACTTTTAATTGCTCTATGATGGCCTCGTCATCATTTTGTATCAGCTCAAAACCAAGTGCTTTTAATTGATTAGATAGTTTTTTCTTTTGGCTCTGAGCGCTAGATAGTGCAGACACTTTTCCTAACTCAATAGTAGTAACCTCGTAATTTTCTGAAGTAAAAACCTCTAATACAGAGGCAATACATCTATTGCAGACCATGTTTTTTATGTAAAAAGTAGAATTCATTACTGCATTTTATATGTTATGAGTACACCAACTAGCCATTAGTCTCTCTAGATAAATGTAACTTACCCCTAAAAATAGTGTTTTTTGACTAGTTTCTTAAAGAATATAAACCTGCTAATTCTTACTAGACTATATTTACAAACGGTTTTATACATTTGAAAATTAACACTTAATTTAAAGTACACTATTGGACACTTGCA
This genomic stretch from Cellulophaga algicola DSM 14237 harbors:
- a CDS encoding helix-turn-helix domain-containing protein, which gives rise to MNSTFYIKNMVCNRCIASVLEVFTSENYEVTTIELGKVSALSSAQSQKKKLSNQLKALGFELIQNDDEAIIEQLKVKLIQKIHKENTTHLFALVAKEMGRTEAYLSKLFSKLEGLTLEKYTINLKIEKVKEYIQLGQLNFSEIAYALNYKSSSHLSRQFKTITGMSMSTYKNLEHWNRKKLDQIV